One segment of Vicugna pacos chromosome 30, VicPac4, whole genome shotgun sequence DNA contains the following:
- the LOC140690347 gene encoding trafficking protein particle complex subunit 9-like isoform X1 yields MEGSRVLLQRVLSLCGSLCNCVVLFRIALSTLCDGAAVSPSYLFLVRMPVTQLEACIQAVLPCHHHLEAVPESSEFLQNVVYNHLEQYSEERIQQCCLLSELYELIGFHCKSTFFKREAPMQRAAPGIPEPGWKACYRLLLQTLPGYILSLDLQDFSKGVGTKTLLQYN; encoded by the exons atggaagggagccgcgtcctgttacagcgggtgctctcactttgtgggtccttatgtaactgcgtggtgttattcaggatcgccctttctacactgtgtgacggtgctgcggtgtctcctagttatttgtttct tgtaagaatgccggtgactcagttagaagcatgcatccaagccgtccttccttgtcatcaccatctagaagcggtgcctgaatcttctgaatttctgcagaatgtggtttacaatcaccttgaacaa tattccgaggagagaattcagcagtgctgcctcctctccgagctctatgagttgatcggcttccactgcaagtccaccttcttcaagcgggagGCCCCCATGCAgcgcgcggcccccggcatcccggagcctggctggAAGGCCTGCTAccgcctcctcctgcagacgcttcctggctacattctgtcgctggacctgcaggacttcagcaaaggtgttggaactaaaacattgcttcagtacaattaa
- the LOC140690347 gene encoding trafficking protein particle complex subunit 9-like isoform X4, which translates to MIPKYSEERIQQCCLLSELYELIGFHCKSTFFKREAPMQRAAPGIPEPGWKACYRLLLQTLPGYILSLDLQDFSKGVGTKTLLQYN; encoded by the exons atgattcccaag tattccgaggagagaattcagcagtgctgcctcctctccgagctctatgagttgatcggcttccactgcaagtccaccttcttcaagcgggagGCCCCCATGCAgcgcgcggcccccggcatcccggagcctggctggAAGGCCTGCTAccgcctcctcctgcagacgcttcctggctacattctgtcgctggacctgcaggacttcagcaaaggtgttggaactaaaacattgcttcagtacaattaa
- the LOC140690347 gene encoding trafficking protein particle complex subunit 9-like isoform X3 translates to MDNLEPWKGTEMELLQYSEERIQQCCLLSELYELIGFHCKSTFFKREAPMQRAAPGIPEPGWKACYRLLLQTLPGYILSLDLQDFSKGVGTKTLLQYN, encoded by the exons atggataatctggaaccttggaaaggaaccgagatggaattactgcag tattccgaggagagaattcagcagtgctgcctcctctccgagctctatgagttgatcggcttccactgcaagtccaccttcttcaagcgggagGCCCCCATGCAgcgcgcggcccccggcatcccggagcctggctggAAGGCCTGCTAccgcctcctcctgcagacgcttcctggctacattctgtcgctggacctgcaggacttcagcaaaggtgttggaactaaaacattgcttcagtacaattaa
- the LOC140690347 gene encoding trafficking protein particle complex subunit 9-like isoform X2, producing the protein MECVRMPVTQLEACIQAVLPCHHHLEAVPESSEFLQNVVYNHLEQYSEERIQQCCLLSELYELIGFHCKSTFFKREAPMQRAAPGIPEPGWKACYRLLLQTLPGYILSLDLQDFSKGVGTKTLLQYN; encoded by the exons atggaatg tgtaagaatgccggtgactcagttagaagcatgcatccaagccgtccttccttgtcatcaccatctagaagcggtgcctgaatcttctgaatttctgcagaatgtggtttacaatcaccttgaacaa tattccgaggagagaattcagcagtgctgcctcctctccgagctctatgagttgatcggcttccactgcaagtccaccttcttcaagcgggagGCCCCCATGCAgcgcgcggcccccggcatcccggagcctggctggAAGGCCTGCTAccgcctcctcctgcagacgcttcctggctacattctgtcgctggacctgcaggacttcagcaaaggtgttggaactaaaacattgcttcagtacaattaa